One window of Cellulomonas shaoxiangyii genomic DNA carries:
- the lipA gene encoding lipoyl synthase, whose amino-acid sequence MTIAPEGRRMLRVEARNAATPIEKKPEWIRTRATTGPEYSELKGLVRREGLHTVCEEAGCPNIFECWEDREATFLIGGDQCTRRCDFCQIDTGKPADLDRDEPRRVASSVQAMGLKYATVTGVARDDLEDGGAWLYAETVRQIHDVNPGTGVELLIPDFSGRPDQLAEVFSSRPEVLAHNVETVPRIFKQIRPGFRYDRSLAVITAARDAGLVTKSNLILGMGETIDEAKVALADLVGAGCDIVTITQYLRPSVRHHPVDRWVRPEEFVELSHEAERLGFLGVMSGPLVRSSYRAGRLWGQAMRRRGHELPAALAHLGEPTTSRQEASALLARTPGH is encoded by the coding sequence GTGACGATCGCCCCCGAGGGACGCCGGATGCTCCGGGTGGAGGCGCGCAACGCCGCCACCCCCATCGAGAAGAAGCCCGAGTGGATCCGCACGCGCGCCACGACGGGTCCCGAGTACAGCGAGCTCAAGGGCCTGGTGCGCCGGGAGGGCCTGCACACGGTCTGCGAGGAAGCGGGCTGCCCCAACATCTTCGAGTGCTGGGAGGACCGGGAGGCGACGTTCCTCATCGGTGGTGACCAGTGCACCCGGCGCTGCGACTTCTGCCAGATCGACACGGGCAAGCCGGCGGACCTGGACCGTGACGAGCCGCGCCGCGTGGCGTCGTCCGTCCAGGCGATGGGCCTGAAGTACGCGACCGTCACCGGCGTCGCGCGCGACGACCTGGAGGACGGCGGCGCCTGGCTCTACGCCGAGACGGTCCGCCAGATCCACGACGTCAACCCCGGCACCGGCGTCGAGCTCCTGATCCCCGACTTCAGCGGCCGGCCGGACCAGCTCGCGGAGGTGTTCTCCTCGCGGCCCGAGGTGCTCGCGCACAACGTCGAGACCGTGCCGCGGATCTTCAAGCAGATCCGGCCGGGCTTCCGCTACGACCGCTCGCTGGCGGTCATCACCGCCGCGCGGGACGCCGGCCTGGTGACGAAGTCCAACCTGATCCTCGGCATGGGCGAGACGATCGACGAGGCCAAGGTCGCGCTGGCCGACCTCGTCGGGGCCGGCTGCGACATCGTGACGATCACGCAGTACCTGCGCCCGTCCGTGCGCCACCACCCCGTCGACCGCTGGGTGCGCCCGGAGGAGTTCGTCGAGCTCTCGCACGAGGCCGAGCGGCTCGGGTTCCTCGGCGTCATGTCGGGGCCGCTCGTGCGCTCGTCGTACCGCGCCGGGCGGCTGTGGGGCCAGGCGATGCGTCGTCGCGGGCACGAGCTGCCCGCGGCGCTCGCCCACCTCGGCGAGCCGACGACGTCCCGCCAGGAGGCCTCGGCCCTGCTGGCGCGCACCCCCGGGCACTGA
- a CDS encoding flavodoxin domain-containing protein, whose product MRVLVSVASRHGATREMGEVVAEELRAAGHDVAEVEPEDVERVDGHDAVVLGSAVYVGRLALGLRDLVDRQGGQLRARPVWLFWSGPIGDPPVPTTVPDDVTAVARAVDARGVAVFPGRLDRQGLDLSERALVALTRAEAGDYRDLDAVRAWAREVCAALRAAGAPA is encoded by the coding sequence GTGCGAGTTCTGGTGAGCGTGGCGTCGCGGCACGGTGCGACGCGGGAGATGGGCGAGGTCGTCGCGGAGGAGCTGCGCGCCGCGGGCCACGACGTGGCCGAGGTGGAGCCGGAGGACGTCGAGCGGGTCGACGGCCACGACGCGGTCGTGCTCGGGTCGGCCGTGTACGTCGGCAGGCTGGCGCTCGGGCTGCGGGACCTGGTCGACCGGCAGGGCGGCCAGCTGCGCGCCCGGCCGGTGTGGTTGTTCTGGTCGGGGCCGATCGGGGACCCGCCGGTGCCGACGACGGTCCCGGACGACGTCACGGCGGTGGCGCGGGCGGTGGACGCCCGCGGCGTCGCCGTGTTCCCCGGCAGGCTCGACCGGCAGGGGCTGGACCTGTCCGAGCGGGCGCTCGTCGCGCTGACGCGCGCCGAGGCGGGGGACTACCGGGACCTCGACGCCGTGCGTGCGTGGGCGCGCGAGGTGTGCGCCGCGCTGCGGGCGGCCGGCGCCCCGGCCTGA
- a CDS encoding MarR family winged helix-turn-helix transcriptional regulator, with the protein MTDVTEQDRVDDHWPVGRLLSAAARRIEREWNTHLAAWDLNHASHPVLVHLTAGPMSQRGLAEACGVTEQTMSRVLARLERTGYVSRRPDTTDRRRHVIAITDAGRQAFLASADPRPAQERVFAALDERQQEQLRQLLLLVVQPEDPEAWTPRTVPEAPEGTPGTGRRTA; encoded by the coding sequence GTGACGGACGTCACGGAGCAGGACCGGGTGGACGACCACTGGCCGGTGGGCCGGTTGCTGTCGGCGGCAGCGCGCCGCATCGAGCGGGAGTGGAACACACACCTCGCCGCGTGGGACCTCAACCACGCGAGCCACCCCGTGCTCGTGCACCTCACGGCCGGGCCCATGTCGCAGCGCGGGCTCGCGGAGGCCTGCGGCGTCACGGAGCAGACGATGAGCCGGGTGCTCGCGCGCCTGGAGCGCACGGGCTACGTGAGCCGCCGTCCGGACACGACCGACCGGCGTCGCCACGTCATCGCGATCACGGACGCCGGCCGGCAGGCGTTCCTGGCGTCCGCCGACCCGCGACCCGCGCAGGAGCGCGTCTTCGCCGCGCTCGACGAGCGGCAGCAGGAGCAGCTCCGCCAGCTGCTGCTCCTCGTGGTCCAGCCGGAGGATCCCGAGGCGTGGACTCCCCGCACCGTCCCCGAGGCCCCGGAGGGCACCCCCGGGACGGGCCGGCGGACGGCGTAG
- the lipB gene encoding lipoyl(octanoyl) transferase LipB: MRVDRLELGTRLQPYEPTWALQRQVHAAVGAGTREDTVLLLEHEPVYTAGKRTARGDRPVDGTPVVDVDRGGRITWHGPGQLVGYPIVRLAEPVDVVRYVRALEEALVRTCADLGVATERVEGRSGVWLPADDPATTPTPRRARKVAAIGARVARGVTMHGFALNCCPDLAWYARIVPCGIDDADVTSLTAETGRTVTVGEVVPLVERHLAEALAPLLAAAAPAPQAAPVNAAAV, encoded by the coding sequence ATGCGCGTCGACCGGCTCGAGCTCGGCACCCGGCTCCAGCCGTACGAGCCGACGTGGGCGCTGCAGCGCCAGGTCCATGCCGCCGTCGGGGCGGGCACCCGTGAGGACACCGTGCTGCTGCTCGAGCACGAGCCGGTCTACACGGCGGGCAAGCGCACCGCACGCGGCGACCGGCCCGTCGACGGCACACCCGTGGTCGACGTCGACCGCGGTGGGCGCATCACCTGGCACGGGCCCGGTCAGCTCGTCGGCTATCCCATCGTGCGGCTGGCGGAGCCCGTCGACGTGGTGCGCTACGTGCGTGCGCTCGAGGAGGCGCTCGTCCGCACCTGCGCGGACCTCGGCGTGGCGACGGAGCGCGTCGAGGGGCGCAGCGGCGTCTGGCTGCCTGCCGACGACCCGGCGACGACCCCCACGCCCCGGCGCGCGCGCAAGGTCGCCGCGATCGGCGCACGCGTGGCCCGGGGCGTGACGATGCACGGGTTCGCCCTCAACTGCTGCCCGGACCTCGCCTGGTACGCGCGCATCGTGCCGTGCGGGATCGACGACGCCGACGTGACCTCCCTGACCGCCGAGACGGGCCGGACCGTGACCGTGGGCGAGGTCGTCCCGCTCGTCGAGCGGCACCTCGCCGAGGCGCTCGCACCGCTGCTGGCAGCGGCGGCACCGGCCCCGCAGGCCGCCCCCGTGAACGCCGCCGCGGTCTGA